The region CATAAGTGCGACATCAGCTCAAGAAAATCACTTTCGCTGTGTCTACTTTACCGCGGGCGGCTGTTGAGCCCTCCTCGTGCTTACGCACTGCGGGGTCTCATCTAGGCCTGTCCTCCCGCAGGAGTCTACGCATATTTCCTCCGCTAGTTTCTATAATTGTTCGTTTTTTGAATTACACTTTTTGATTTGTCCCAGCCTCTTTATTAACCAGTCAATCCTTAAAAAAATCTTCGTTATGTTCTGTTTCTTTATACCGCTGCCATTGACGATGTCCGTACATGATTTTCCGTACCGCTTTATCATCTTCAAGACCGGACCCGATCGCTCCAGCAATAGTCGCAACAGATGTGACGAGCCATGCAAGCTGAAAGAAATGGCCGGCAGTCACATCTTTCCCAAGTCCAACCGTGCTTGCAAACAGATCCGGCGGAACAAAGAAGGCAACTGCCATCAGGAACAAAACATACATCCCGATATAATAGGCCACTACTGCGGTGGTTAATGTGGATACTGTTATCATATTGTAGAGCATTGTTAACTTCCGGCTGACTCTTCTGGAACTATTCTCCCATAAATTATGCGCAAAAATGATCCAGATTACCATCGCGGCCATGGCAACAAGCATAAGTACAATAAATCGCAAATATCCGTATGCTGCACTAATACTCCATAGTGTAGTGAAAACAAGTCCATATGCACCGGAAGCAAAAGCGATTGCAACCACACTTTTAAAAGAGGGGATAATTTTCCATGGCTGATTGGCATACGTCATCCCCGCCAGCAGCCGGAAAATTCCGTGTATCCTCGGTACCACGACAAACCGAACACCGGTATTTCGCTCGCTTGGCAAAATTTTCTTTATTGGTGATAAAGAAACATCACTTCTTAACAGCTTATTATTATTCTTTATCGTAAACTGTCCATTACCGCCATTCACACGAAAATATAATTCGCTGACCATTTGTATAATCGCTTTTTTAACACGGGTCTTTAAGGGGAACGCGCCAAACGCCGGCAAAGAAATCTGTGCAACACCATATCGGTCATCATCTTCTGCCAGCACAACCTTTTTATCTGAGAAGATAGGCATGTCCGTCAGACATACCGCATAATGCCAGTCGTTCTCCTTTTTTAATGTTACTGCTCGTTCTATAATTTCATCGCCCCTACCTGAAGCACCCGTTAGTTGATCACGAACAACCTCAACATTCCATGAAATATCACTGTCAATTTGCTTGGAAAATACAGCTGCCAGTCTTCCAACTAGCTTATTGACAATATCCTCAGGCAGCTCAGGAGCGGGGATTAGACCGACTGATATTTGTTTCAAATATAAAACTCCCATTCTGTGAAAGCCTCGGTTATGATTTTAAAAAAATAGTTTTTCTCCTATTCGTTAATACCCATATATTTCCCGATTCGATAAATGACAAACACACAAAAATCCAATAACTGTGATTATCCTGGTCATTTCTGGAAAGACTATTTTTAGTATGCATTTTATGCTCAACATTTATTGGAAATGGAGGAAAAAGAAATGGCTGATGAGAAAAAGACAAATAATGAAAAGGATGACACTTTAACGACCAGACAAGGGCATCCGGTGACGAACAACCAAAGCCTCCGGACAGTTGGAAACCGCGGCCCCGCAACACTGGAGAATTATGATTACATTGAAAAAATAAGTCATTTTGACCGCGAAAAAGTGCCTGAGCGAATTGTTCACGCCCGCGGTTCCGGGGCACATGGTTATTTTGAGACGTACGGAACGGTCGGTGATGAACCGGCATCTAAATATACCAGGGCAAAAGTTTTTCAGGACAAAGGAAAACAAACACCGCTTTTTGTTCGTTTTTCAACGGTGGTACATGGACGTCACTCCCCGGAGACAGTTCGTGATCCGCGTGGATTTGCCATTAAATTTTATACCGAGGATGGAAATTGGGACCTGGTTGGAAACAATATCAAAATCTTTTTTATCCGTGATGCCATGAAGTTTCCGGATATGATTCATGCCTTCAGACCCGATCCGGTCACCAATATTCAGGACAGTCAACGTTTCTTTGACTTTTGCTCAAGCTCCCCGGAAACGTTTCATATGGTTACGTTTGTGTATTCACCGTGGGGAATTCCAGCAAACTATCGGATGATGCAGGGTTCTGGTGTTAACACATATAAATGGGTAAACAGTGATGGTGAAGCAGTACTTGTAAAATATCACTGGGAGCCGAAGCAAGGAATTAAGAACCTGACAGTAAAAGAAGCCAATGAGATTCAGGCAACCAACTTCAATCATGCAACACAGGATTTGTATGACGCGATTGAGAAAGGCGACTATCCGGAATGGGAGCTGTTCGTACAGATTATGAGCGATGATGAACACCCGGAATTGGACTTTGATCCACTGGATGACACCAAACTGTGGCCGGAAGATCAGTTCCCATGGCTGCCGGTCGGAAAAATGGTGTTGAACAAAAATCCGGAGAACTTTTTTAACGAAGTGGAACAGGCATCATTCGGAACGGGTGTACTTGTTGACGGTCTCGATTTTTCTGATGACAAAATGCTGCAGGGAAGAACGTTTTCCTATTCTGATACACAGCGTTATCGTACTGGGGCAAACCACTTGCAGCTCCCGATTAATGCAGCCAAAAAACGAGTAGCAACAAATCAGGAAGGCGGACAAATGCGTTATGAGTCAGAAAAGTCTTCCAAACATAATCCACATATCAATTATGAACCGTCAACAACTGGCGGACTAAAAGAAGCAGAACAATCCGGAAAAGAATATACGCCAAAAATTGAAGGAAATCTTGTGCGTGAGTCCATCGACCGCCAAAGCAACACCAAACAGGCAGGCGAAACGTATCGGCAATTTAAGGATTGGGAAAAAGATGAGCTGATTTCCAATCTTGTCGGTGACCTTGCTGAATGTGACAAACGGATTCAGGAAAAAATGGTTGCCCTTGCTGAAGAGGCGGATGACGAATACGGCAAACGTCTAAGAGAGGGGCTGGAACACGCAGAACAATCCGGATCCAGCAAAAATCCGCTGGGCAATAAAGACAGTGAAAAAGCGCCTGAACAGGCAGTTGACAAAGGGCACGACGCAGACAGATATTGAATGGGAGCACCTTTCTATTGTGGAAAGGTGCTTTTATTGTTTTGGGATTAAAATCTCTGCAACTTCCGCTTCGTACTTCTTTTAGTGAACAAGTATTGATATGATTACAGCAATCCGCAATAACATCTATCGAAAGTGTTATCTTCAGCTTTCCCCCGGCAACTTCTTTATTCTTCATACGTATCTTCGTTCGTCCAATATTCGTGAATTCTCTTAAAAAAATAATCAAAAATGAATTTTTTCATCGTTTATTTCGTCTTATATACTGAAAGAAACAAACCACATGAAGGATGGTTACGTTGGATGAGCTTGTTGAACAGTCAAAACAACCAAATCGATAGAGATCAGCTGATCCAGGAATTGATGACAGAGTACGGATCACAAGTTACCAGACTGGCTTATTCCTATGTCAAAGATATTCAGACAGCGGAAAATATCACCCAAGAAGTTTTCATTAAATGCTACAAAAAAATGCACCATCTGCAAAAGGAATCTGCGGTTAAGTCCTGGATCTTCCGTATTACCGTGAACAAGTGCAAAGACCATTTTCGAAGCGGGTGGATAAAACGGCTCCGTATGAATGTAGACTTCTCGAAATGGCTTAAAAGTACAGCTCCGTCTCCCGAAGAAGAATTATCAAAAAGGAATGAACACGACGAATTGACAAAACAAGTCCTCTCTTTGCCAGTAAAATACCGGGAAGTCATTATTTGTTTTTACTTTCAGGAACTATCAATCCAGGAAACAAGTGATTTGCTTAATTTAAAGGTTCCAACAGTTTCGTCAAGATTAAGAAGAGCCCGTCTGATGCTGCAGGAAAAACTGGAGGGAGACTGGAAATGAAAAATAGACTCGATGAATTTTCGAAAAAATCAACGCTGAACAGGATTGATTTTTCCAATAAGAGCCGTAATCAGGTAATGGAACGGATTTCAACGTTAAACCGAAAAAGTTTATTTTCAATCTGGAGTATACGAATACTAGGTACAGCTGCACTATTGCTATTGTTTTTGATTCCGGTATATATAGCCTTTCAATCAACAGTTGAAGCGCCCGATCAAACTGCCAAAATACAGAAAATTACTCCTACGAAACCTCCGGTGGAAGATCTGGAAAGCCAATATAATAATTTGATCAAACCGGATTCGACGCAATCGCAAGTGGTGAACTACAACTCGAAACAGGAACTGATTGAGACCTTTACCGACATTATGAGTCGTGACTTAGCCGTTCAAATGGCAGATCAGTTTTTCCGAAAAACAGATGAAGGTTGGAAGTTAATCGCAACAGACGGGCCGGCTACAGTTCATTTTGACGCAGCTTATGATTTAACAAAAATCAATGCGAAAAAATATAGTTTAACTCAAACACAGGAAACGCAATTAACCGGAAAAATCCGTTTGTCCATAACCTATCAATATCAAAATAACAAATGGATTATCCAGAACAGAACCATTGAAAACTTAAACAGGCAATCATCCAACACCAGGTGAGAGGAGTGAATTCAATGTATTTTAAAAGATTGGGGTTACTGTTTGTCACAGTTCTTGTTTGTCTGTTTTTAGCATCCTGTGACTCGAATCAGCAAACCGCAAGTGACGAGGAGAACACAGAAACGGCTGAAGAAAAAAACGATTCGGATGTGAATCAGTCAAACAAAAAAGAAGCACAATCAGATCATCCGGATAAAGCAAACGATTCTTCCAGTAAATCTGATAGCGGGGATAAGAATGAGAAAGACAGTGATAATGGAGAAGATTCTTCCAAGGAATCAGATCGCGAAAACAGTAAAGAGAACAGTAATACGGAACCTGCAGAACCGGAAAACCAGGACAAGAGCGGAAATAAGCATAAAAGCGAAGAAAAACTGCTTCCGGATGTAATTCTTGAACTTGACGATAGTGGCAGTGAGGTAAAAAAAGTTCAACAGACATTAAACAAAATAGGATATTCGCTATCATTAAACAGCAAATTCGACTGGTCGATGGTTTGGGTAATCAAAGATTTTCAGGCACAGTTTCCTGCTCTAAAGACGGATGGTATTTATGGACCGGAAACGAGAAAATATATAAAAAAAGCAGTTAATGGAAAAATCAACGTAAACCCGGGAAGCGGCATGGCTGATAGTACTGATCAGACGAACAACGATACGAATGAAAATAGCAATGAGAACGAGCGAAACAATCAAAATCAGTCCCAGGTTGTTTCCAATCCATCAAGTATTTTGGTACTCGTAAACAAAAATAACCGGCTGCCGGAAAATTATATCCCTAAAAATCTTGTTGTTCCCAATGTCCGTTTTCCATTTAATGCGGATTTGCCGAAAAGACAAATGCGCCAAGTCGCAGCAAATGCACTGGAAAACATGTTTCATGCTGCCGACCAGGACGGAGTTGATCTGTTTGCACAATCCGGGTATCGTTCGTACGACCGGCAGGAAGCAATCTTTGCCGCAAATGCCCGTGAACACGGCAGAGAAGCAGCCAATCAGTTCAGTGCGCAGGCAGGTGAAAGTGAACACCAGACAGGGCTGACAATGGATGTCACAAGTCCTGATATAAACTATCGTTTGACAACAGCGTTTGCCAACACTGATGAAGGGAAATGGGTTAAAAAACATGCGAGCGAATACGGATTTATTATCCGCTATCCAAAAGGAAAAACAGCAATCACCGGTTATCAATATGAGCCTTGGCACCTTCGTTATGTTGGAAAGGAAGCTGCTCAAGCCATTGATCGCCAAAATATAACCCTTGAGCAATATTTGGGCGCTGTATAATAATAGCAACAAGCATGGCGGATTTCACTTTCTGCCATGTTTGTTGCTTTCATTGTTTTGATTTAGATCTAATGTAAACGCTAATCAATTGAAAGCATCGCACCAAGCGCACCACTGTATTCACCATTCTGGAGGAAAATCGGGGTCTTTTCCAACATATTAGTGTATGTACTGACAATCTCCCTCAAAAGCGGGTTCGAACGGAATGATGAACCAATATACACGACATGATTTACGTTATATTGCATTGCCATTGGAATTGTAATTGACACAATCACTTCCCCGATCATCCCGATAATCGAAGCTATTATGTCCGGGCTTGCAGCAGCGTTTTCCAGTATTTTTTCTGTTTTACCAAAATTACTGGCGGTCAGATTACCCGAAATAGGAGGAAGTGTGCCTTCAAAGATATCCTTTACTTTGAGATCCACATTTCCCCTGTTACCGCTGCCGGCAAGCTGAACAATTTTTTCGTAGTCATTGATGCCGGTCGTTAATTGAGCAAGCCCGATTATTGTTCCACCGCCAATGCCGGAACCGCCAATCCGCTCCTGTTTGCCCCCATTCACAACATGAATCGATGTTCCCGTACCGACATTAACGAATAAAAAAGGGTCTTCAAGTGTATGTTCATACTGTTTTGCAAGAAATGCTATACCTTTTGTCGTCGCATCAAACTCAACTACAGTCTTAGCGGGTATCTGCCATTTTTCCATCAGCAATGCACTTTTCCCGCCAGTTATACATACATTAGGGCTTTCAAATTGATTGGACAGCCATGTACAAACTTCATCCAAAGCATGTGATGGAAACGACTGATAGTTTATCCTTCCATTCTTCTGATAAGCAATTTTTATAAGTGTTCCACCGGCATCGATGCCTACTTTTGTATGGTACATTTTATGTAACCTCCGTATCAGTGCTTACCACAAATCAAACATCCCAAATCCTTCTGAACTCAACGTATAGTACATGACAACAAGTCCAAATACAAGTTGGTTGATAGTGAGCAAGTAATCATTTTTCCCTTTTTTATACTTAAATTCCATAACTGCCCGAAGTGCTTCTTCCAAAATAAGAAACACCACAGTTAAACCCAATGATACCGCTGCTGAATATTTCATGAGTTGATAATTGACACTGAAGACAATTATAGAAACAATGGCAAGAATTATGTATATTATCCGCAATGTCCAATCCGCTTTCTTGTGAGTTTCATTGATATGATTGTACGAAAAAGGCTTCTTCCGCTCAACATGAAGCACTTTTCGCATGATGATATTAAATAAAAAGATTATCAGTACAAGCCCGCCAAGCATTCCGAACAGTTTCACCCAAAACTCAGGACCAGGACCGTAACGATCCATACTAAAAATCCCACCCCTTCTTTTTACTCATTAGATTCATTTCGACAAAACCAGCCATATATCCTGCTCGAATGGAAAAGTTTCCAGTGTAACTGCCAAACCAAAAAACCGGACGGCGCAACAGCACCGTCCGGTTTATATATTTATTCCTATTAGTTATTTATATACTTCTCAAAAATTGCCCCGAAGTCTTTTTCATGGTATTGTTCACGGGCATTTTTAAACCATTCAAAGCTGAATTCGGTCAATGCTTTATATTGATCAGCTGTATTTGCTTCAGATGTACGTGAATTATGCAAAATTGCTGCTGCTTTATCAAGACTTTGCTCCGCTTTATCCATAATAATATTGTTCTCGTGTGTTGTTTCGGAAATATAAAGCAGGGCCTTATACAAGTCTTTCAGTTTATCAATCTCATCTTTATGAACATCGATATTAATAAGGGTGTTGCCAAGTGCAAATTTAATTTCAATATCCATATCAATCGTACCTGCTGTTTCAAGCAGTACATCTGAAATCGCAAACTGGGAATAAGGGAAACGTCTTAATGTACGTTTGGAAGAAGACGCCTTCTCACCATCGACATGAATCATAGCCAGATTTGTGAAACAGTACTCATCCATTTTAGTCTTAATCAGAAAGTATATTTGTTCATTATCCTCATGTCTTACATAATCATCGGCATCTGTTTTATCGTAATCCTTTGGCTCGATAATTTTACCGATATCTGATAACCCCAACGCATCTGAAGCAAACTTTTTTAACATACAGTGACTCCCTTTCTTCTTAAAAGTTTTTCATTCGAAATAATTATACCATTACCTGTGAACAGTTAGAACCCAATTAACAGAGACTTTACAGTTTTGCCAGTTCTCTCTTATACACATCATAGTCATGCTCGGAAAATAGCGTCATGGCAACTTTTCCAAACCTGATTTTTGCTTAACTGAACTGTCTAATTGCACTCCGTAGTTTATCCGCAATCGAACGGACACCCTGATTGATTTCTGTATCTGTGAAAGAAACACGTACAAAACTTTCATCCATTTCCAAAGCTTCCGCAAACAATCCTCCCAGTCCTTTTGCACGACGGTCAACCTGAACGACAAGGTCGACCCGGTTTTCATGCATAAAGAACATCACTTCCAGCTCATCCAGGTCACCGCGGAATTCACCACCCGGAAGGAATTCAAACTCCTGTACATACCGGTAGCGTTTGGAGTACTCCATTTCCGCGCTTTTCAGACGGAAGCCAAGTTGGCTGGTAAACGCCTCCAGTATCGTTTCCATATTCTGGTGTGGTGCCACCTTGATAAAGTCCCTGTCTTTCGGGTCTACGGCATTCGGCA is a window of Virgibacillus ihumii DNA encoding:
- the coaW gene encoding type II pantothenate kinase, translated to MYHTKVGIDAGGTLIKIAYQKNGRINYQSFPSHALDEVCTWLSNQFESPNVCITGGKSALLMEKWQIPAKTVVEFDATTKGIAFLAKQYEHTLEDPFLFVNVGTGTSIHVVNGGKQERIGGSGIGGGTIIGLAQLTTGINDYEKIVQLAGSGNRGNVDLKVKDIFEGTLPPISGNLTASNFGKTEKILENAAASPDIIASIIGMIGEVIVSITIPMAMQYNVNHVVYIGSSFRSNPLLREIVSTYTNMLEKTPIFLQNGEYSGALGAMLSID
- a CDS encoding D-alanyl-D-alanine carboxypeptidase family protein; translated protein: MYFKRLGLLFVTVLVCLFLASCDSNQQTASDEENTETAEEKNDSDVNQSNKKEAQSDHPDKANDSSSKSDSGDKNEKDSDNGEDSSKESDRENSKENSNTEPAEPENQDKSGNKHKSEEKLLPDVILELDDSGSEVKKVQQTLNKIGYSLSLNSKFDWSMVWVIKDFQAQFPALKTDGIYGPETRKYIKKAVNGKINVNPGSGMADSTDQTNNDTNENSNENERNNQNQSQVVSNPSSILVLVNKNNRLPENYIPKNLVVPNVRFPFNADLPKRQMRQVAANALENMFHAADQDGVDLFAQSGYRSYDRQEAIFAANAREHGREAANQFSAQAGESEHQTGLTMDVTSPDINYRLTTAFANTDEGKWVKKHASEYGFIIRYPKGKTAITGYQYEPWHLRYVGKEAAQAIDRQNITLEQYLGAV
- a CDS encoding DUF4181 domain-containing protein → MDRYGPGPEFWVKLFGMLGGLVLIIFLFNIIMRKVLHVERKKPFSYNHINETHKKADWTLRIIYIILAIVSIIVFSVNYQLMKYSAAVSLGLTVVFLILEEALRAVMEFKYKKGKNDYLLTINQLVFGLVVMYYTLSSEGFGMFDLW
- a CDS encoding PH domain-containing protein; translated protein: MLKKFASDALGLSDIGKIIEPKDYDKTDADDYVRHEDNEQIYFLIKTKMDEYCFTNLAMIHVDGEKASSSKRTLRRFPYSQFAISDVLLETAGTIDMDIEIKFALGNTLINIDVHKDEIDKLKDLYKALLYISETTHENNIIMDKAEQSLDKAAAILHNSRTSEANTADQYKALTEFSFEWFKNAREQYHEKDFGAIFEKYINN
- a CDS encoding catalase; protein product: MADEKKTNNEKDDTLTTRQGHPVTNNQSLRTVGNRGPATLENYDYIEKISHFDREKVPERIVHARGSGAHGYFETYGTVGDEPASKYTRAKVFQDKGKQTPLFVRFSTVVHGRHSPETVRDPRGFAIKFYTEDGNWDLVGNNIKIFFIRDAMKFPDMIHAFRPDPVTNIQDSQRFFDFCSSSPETFHMVTFVYSPWGIPANYRMMQGSGVNTYKWVNSDGEAVLVKYHWEPKQGIKNLTVKEANEIQATNFNHATQDLYDAIEKGDYPEWELFVQIMSDDEHPELDFDPLDDTKLWPEDQFPWLPVGKMVLNKNPENFFNEVEQASFGTGVLVDGLDFSDDKMLQGRTFSYSDTQRYRTGANHLQLPINAAKKRVATNQEGGQMRYESEKSSKHNPHINYEPSTTGGLKEAEQSGKEYTPKIEGNLVRESIDRQSNTKQAGETYRQFKDWEKDELISNLVGDLAECDKRIQEKMVALAEEADDEYGKRLREGLEHAEQSGSSKNPLGNKDSEKAPEQAVDKGHDADRY
- a CDS encoding sigma-70 family RNA polymerase sigma factor — encoded protein: MSLLNSQNNQIDRDQLIQELMTEYGSQVTRLAYSYVKDIQTAENITQEVFIKCYKKMHHLQKESAVKSWIFRITVNKCKDHFRSGWIKRLRMNVDFSKWLKSTAPSPEEELSKRNEHDELTKQVLSLPVKYREVIICFYFQELSIQETSDLLNLKVPTVSSRLRRARLMLQEKLEGDWK
- a CDS encoding sporulation protein; this encodes MLKKWLASAGIGNAKVDTQLDNDQLIPGEEVSGKIVIEGGNAEQQVDQINLFLMTEAAREIDDKKVYEKLKLETFTIGNSFTIGVGEKKELDFDFTLPVHTPPTVGKTGVWIQTGMDVPNAVDPKDRDFIKVAPHQNMETILEAFTSQLGFRLKSAEMEYSKRYRYVQEFEFLPGGEFRGDLDELEVMFFMHENRVDLVVQVDRRAKGLGGLFAEALEMDESFVRVSFTDTEINQGVRSIADKLRSAIRQFS